The DNA sequence GCCCGTTGCCGAAAAACCTACTTCTGTGGCAAAAGTCAGCTCAATTCGAGTGGATATTGACCGAGTTGATAAGCTTGTCAATATGGTCGGCGAGATTGTAATCACGCACTCTATGCTCGCTTCGGAACTGACAGTTTTACAAGAAGACCGTCAGACCTCCCTTGGCAGTGGTATCGAAGAAATGTCAATGCATATCCGTGAATTGCAAGATAATGTGATGGCCATTCGCATGCAGCCCGTGAAATCTGTTTTCTCGCGGATGCCACGAATTGTACGGGATGTATCAAAAAAATTGGATAAAAAAGTTAAATTGGTCACTGAGGGCGAGAATACAGAAGTCGATAAAACTGTTGTTGAAGAACTTGCTGATCCATTGACGCATATGATTAGAAACTCTCTAGATCATGGCCTTGAAACCCCTGACGAGCGCATTGCAGCCGGAAAGCCTGCAGAGGGGAAAATTCTTCTGTCTGCTGAACATAGAGGGGGGCGTATTGTCATCACTATTGCTGATGATGGGCGCGGTATAAACAGACCGAAGGTTCTTGAATTGGCAAAAGAGAAGGGTGTTGTTGAAGAGTCTCAAGTGCTTTCTGATGAGGAAATTGACAACCTAATCTTTGCACCCGGCTTCTCGACTGCAGACGAAGTGACGGACCTATCTGGCCGTGGAGTAGGAATGGACGTTGTGCGCCGGAATATACAGTCTTTAGGCGGGCGCGTATCGGTCGTGAGTGAACCTGGTGTAGGATCGCGATTCCAGTTAACTTTGCCTCTCACTTTGGCAGTGCTCGATGGTATGGTTGTTGGTGTTGGAGAGCAAAAATTTGTTATTCCAATCAATAATATCATTGAAACATTACGCCCAGAGAAAGAAGCAATAAAAACGCTTGTTGACGGCACGCATGTGATTAAAGTTCGAGGTGAATATATTCGTCTTGTGGAGACAAGAAAGACTTTTTCTGTGCTGAATGCTGAGACAGATTTAAGTAAAAATCTTGTTGTTCTTGTGGAGGCTGATGGCGATAGAACCATCGGTATCGTCGTCGACAAATTATCAGGACAACAGCAAGTTGTGATTAAGTCTTTAGAGGCTAATTTTGGACGTGTTGAAGGCATAGCCTCCGCTACAATTCTAGGGAACGGTAGTGTATGCCTCATTCTTGATATTGATGGGCTAGCGGATATGGATAGTTCAAATCAATCCGACACAGCTCACTATTTAAAATCAAATATGCTATCGAGCGGAATTTCATCTGACGTTTCAGAGAATGAAGCAGCGCAGTGAGTGTATTGAAAGGGAATTGGGAAGAAAGCTTATGGTAGAAACATCATCCATCTCTTCAGACTTTGATCCTAGAAAAATAGGGGTCATTCAAGACGATAATTCCTCCGTTGATGCAGATGGGGGAGATATTGTCCAGTTTGTATCATTCAAAGTCGGAGATTCTGAATACTGTGTAGATATTATGGCAGTCAGAGAAATCAAAGGGTGGGCAGAAGTAACAGATTTGCCTAATACGCCTGAATTTGTCAGGGGTGTCTTAAATCTTAGGGGTATCATTGTTCCTATCTTTGATCTTCGCTGTCGTTTTGGACAAGGCTTAACAGAATGTACTGCCTTGCATGTAATGATCATCTTACAAGTGGAAGATAGGATCATGGGCATCCTTGTTGATGCCGTCTCGGATATTATCACGGTCAACACAAATGAAATATTGCCCGCACCGACGCTTGATAAAAAGTCTGAACAGAAATTTATATCAGGACTAATGACGGTCCAAGAGCGAATGGTGGCGCTTTTGGAAATCGAAAAATTATTCGACCTTGAGACAATCGTCGAAGCAGCCATAGAAGAATAAAAGTCCACATCAGGCTTTAAGAAAGAAAAAAGGGAAAAGACGTAAGTCTTGGAGAAAAAAAATGAACTTTTTGAAAAACTTGAAAATATCTGCAAAATTAGCATCTGCCTTTGGGGTCTTGATTATAATTCTGCTTGTTGTCAGTGGACTAACGTTAAACAGGCTTTCTTATATTGAAGACAGGACTAATTGGACTGAACATACCTATAATGTTCTTGGCGAATTAAACGGATTGACCAAAGCGATGATCAATATGGAAACAGGGGTGCGTGGCTATCTTGTTTCAGATAATGATACTAACTTCCTTGAGCCCTACAATGCAGGTCTTGTTGCGTTCGACAAGCATTTTAAAACAGTAAAGCGACTTACCTCTGATAACCCTGGTCAACAAAAACGCCTGGATGATATCAACAAGCTTGCAAAAACCTGGATAAATGAGATTGCAAAACGTGAAATTAGTTTGATGAGCAATCCTGCAACATGGGCACAGGCGCGTGCACTTGAAGCCAGCGGGGCAGGGAAGACCAGCATGGATGCCACGCGCGCTAAGATTGATGAAGCAG is a window from the Temperatibacter marinus genome containing:
- a CDS encoding chemotaxis protein CheA, whose product is MLPSMQDDPFYQFKVTFFEECDELLGNMESYLTDLEEGDHDSELLNAIFRVVHSIKAGAGAFSFERMVNFTHRFEFLLDKLRDGSMTVDDTIVRVLFDSNDVLVDLVDFARNGAETPREFGAHELAKIEALINGESLPEEGALPAAAGSAVPEVEGEKSKAGTDAGSKVFEIDFSPKPSLFQHANEPLLIIRELSGLGDLKVSLDSSMIPELHVMEPEKSYFTWTFELNTEASRDDIDEVFEFVVDDCDLTIVEKDCTGKITGVDVTAASDLGDDDFGFFVNEEDLPGNQASSNQSAEPTVDQEDDDDFGFFVDVDAGEVEAGVQTNDENSKSYKADSLPVEAPASSEATASVKQSSMPQAPVPQTANAPVAEKPTSVAKVSSIRVDIDRVDKLVNMVGEIVITHSMLASELTVLQEDRQTSLGSGIEEMSMHIRELQDNVMAIRMQPVKSVFSRMPRIVRDVSKKLDKKVKLVTEGENTEVDKTVVEELADPLTHMIRNSLDHGLETPDERIAAGKPAEGKILLSAEHRGGRIVITIADDGRGINRPKVLELAKEKGVVEESQVLSDEEIDNLIFAPGFSTADEVTDLSGRGVGMDVVRRNIQSLGGRVSVVSEPGVGSRFQLTLPLTLAVLDGMVVGVGEQKFVIPINNIIETLRPEKEAIKTLVDGTHVIKVRGEYIRLVETRKTFSVLNAETDLSKNLVVLVEADGDRTIGIVVDKLSGQQQVVIKSLEANFGRVEGIASATILGNGSVCLILDIDGLADMDSSNQSDTAHYLKSNMLSSGISSDVSENEAAQ
- a CDS encoding chemotaxis protein CheW, which translates into the protein MVETSSISSDFDPRKIGVIQDDNSSVDADGGDIVQFVSFKVGDSEYCVDIMAVREIKGWAEVTDLPNTPEFVRGVLNLRGIIVPIFDLRCRFGQGLTECTALHVMIILQVEDRIMGILVDAVSDIITVNTNEILPAPTLDKKSEQKFISGLMTVQERMVALLEIEKLFDLETIVEAAIEE